From the Priestia koreensis genome, one window contains:
- a CDS encoding MFS transporter, with the protein MAVHTQKQKVGWKTTLAYGSGDIFGGGSIAIIGLWLMFFYTKFGGLTATQAASILAISRFIDAFFDPLMGYITDNFHRSKFGKRFGRRGFFFLLGIPFSLTYSLLWISDLGYWYYLLTYILFGLVFSLITVPYETLSAEMTRDFNVRSRLTTVRLIFSQGSTFLAAWLPGVLIGIYGEKSPFSFFLMGAVFSIIFAIIMIGLYRFTFEEPVTEKVKEPLHFKEDMKKLFKGLLSTFKIRTFRLHTLMYAGAYAAQDIFGATFAYYVAFALGENTVLASKLLSTMGIIQMIFIPVFAWACVKLGNGSAYQIALGTVFVSILAYISVYYFASAHVVAMLYVIAIFMGIGRSGTYFVPWNIYSFIPDVDQMLTRERREGIFAGTMTFIRKLVQSIALFLVGIILDSFGFASGNTAQPAQAITGIMVVFGIGTLLFVAFGFIVSLRFKLNKHRHEVLLTEIQRLESGGSMQDVDDHTKKVVEELTGWEYERTWGNNDIGNAPPPKQPKTTFVNI; encoded by the coding sequence ATGGCTGTACATACTCAAAAACAAAAGGTAGGTTGGAAGACCACTCTTGCTTACGGGTCCGGTGACATTTTTGGCGGTGGCTCCATTGCCATTATCGGTCTCTGGCTCATGTTTTTCTACACAAAATTCGGCGGCTTAACTGCTACACAAGCAGCATCTATCCTAGCGATTTCTCGTTTTATTGACGCCTTTTTTGATCCTTTAATGGGGTATATCACCGATAACTTTCATCGAAGCAAATTCGGCAAACGATTTGGGCGAAGAGGATTTTTCTTCTTGCTTGGAATTCCGTTTTCGTTAACCTATTCATTGCTCTGGATCAGTGATTTAGGCTACTGGTATTACCTTTTAACATACATTCTTTTTGGACTAGTCTTTTCGTTAATTACCGTTCCATATGAAACACTCTCAGCAGAAATGACGCGAGATTTTAACGTACGCTCACGTCTCACGACCGTACGCCTTATTTTCTCACAGGGCTCTACCTTCTTAGCAGCATGGCTTCCTGGTGTATTAATTGGGATTTACGGCGAAAAGTCTCCGTTTTCTTTTTTCTTAATGGGTGCAGTCTTCTCGATCATTTTTGCGATTATTATGATTGGCTTGTACCGTTTCACATTTGAAGAACCAGTAACAGAAAAGGTGAAGGAGCCTCTTCACTTTAAGGAAGATATGAAAAAGCTTTTTAAAGGACTACTTTCAACCTTCAAAATTAGAACTTTCAGATTACATACATTAATGTATGCAGGCGCTTATGCAGCACAGGACATCTTCGGGGCTACATTTGCTTATTACGTTGCCTTTGCTTTAGGAGAAAATACGGTTCTTGCTTCCAAACTCTTAAGCACGATGGGCATTATCCAAATGATCTTTATTCCCGTTTTTGCTTGGGCTTGTGTGAAGCTCGGAAACGGCTCGGCTTATCAAATTGCTTTAGGCACTGTCTTCGTATCCATACTTGCCTACATAAGCGTGTATTACTTCGCTTCCGCACACGTTGTGGCTATGCTTTATGTGATCGCGATCTTCATGGGGATTGGCAGAAGCGGAACTTATTTTGTTCCGTGGAATATTTATAGTTTTATCCCTGATGTTGATCAAATGCTGACAAGGGAACGTCGTGAAGGAATTTTTGCGGGTACGATGACCTTTATTCGAAAGCTTGTGCAGTCCATTGCTCTTTTCTTAGTCGGTATCATTCTTGACAGCTTTGGGTTTGCATCCGGTAATACCGCTCAACCTGCTCAAGCAATTACAGGTATTATGGTCGTATTCGGAATAGGAACTCTCTTATTCGTAGCATTCGGCTTTATCGTTTCACTTCGTTTTAAACTTAACAAACATAGACATGAAGTACTACTTACAGAAATTCAACGTCTTGAGAGCGGTGGCTCTATGCAAGATGTCGATGATCATACAAAAAAAGTAGTGGAAGAATTGACTGGATGGGAATATGAACGTACGTGGGGAAACAATGATATAGGTAACGCCCCTCCCCCAAAGCAACCAAAGACAACGTTCGTTAACATCTAA